AAACCAATCTGTCATTGGCGATAGCTATTGCCGGGGTACTGGTTCACCCGGCCTTTATTGAGCTGATGGCGAAGGCCGCCAAAGGCCAGCCGGTGGAGTTTATCGGCCTTTCCGTCACGGCGGTGAAATACACTTACACGGTGATCCCGGCGCTGATTATGACCTGGCTACTGTCACACATTGAGAAGTGGGTGGATCGCATCACGCCAGTGGTGACGAAAAACTTCCTGAAACCGATGCTGATTATGCTGATCGCTGCTCCCATCGCTATCCTGCTGATTGGCCCGCTGGGGATCTGGATTGGCACCGGAATTTCTGCACTGGTCTATACCGTACACGGCTATCTGGGCTGGTTGTCCGTGGCGATAATGGGCGCGGCCTGGCCGCTGCTGGTGATGACCGGGATGCATCGCGTCTTCACGCCGACCATCATTCAGACCATCGCCGAAACCGGCAAGGAAGGAATGGTGATGCCGTCGGAAATTGGTGCAAACCTTTCCCTGGGCGGATCTTCGCTGGCGGTGGCCTGGCGCACCAAAAACCCGGAGCTGCGGCAGACCGCGCTGGCCGCCGCAGCTTCTGCCATCGTCGCCGGGATTTCGGAACCGGCACTTTATGGGGTGGCGCTGCGTTTAAAACGCCCCCTGGTTGCCTGCCTGATCAGCGGCTTTATCTGCGGCGCGGTGGCCGGGATTGGTGGGCTGGCCAGCCACTCTATGGCCTCGCCGGGGCTGTTTACCAGCGTCCAGTTCTTTGATCCCACTAATCCGATGAGCATTGTCTGGGTGGTGGGCGTAATGGTGCTGGCAGTGGTGCTCTCGTTTGTCACCACATTGCTGCTGGGTTTTGAAGATATCCCTGTAGAGGCTCCACGCACAACGGAAAGTCAGAGCGGTGTTGCTCCCGCTCCTCTGTCCGTTTCGCCTGCTGTAAAAACACATTGATAAAGAGGTTTGTAATGGCAACTCCATTTCCCGACGGTTTTTTATGGGGCGGTGCCTTAGCCGCTAACCAGGCCGAAGGTGCCAGTTTTGAAGGAGGGAAGGGGCTCACGACGGTAGACGTGATCCCTCATGGCGCGCAGCGTCTGGCGGTAAAAGTAGGGTTGGAGAAGCGCTTTGAGCTGCGGGAGGATGAATTTTATCCCAGCCATCAGGCGATCGACTTCTACCATCGCTACAAAGAAGACATCGCCTTAATGGCGGAGATGGGTTTTACCGTATTCAGAACCTCGATAGCCTGGAGCCGGATTTATCCGCAGGGTGATGAGCTGACGCCGAATGCGGAAGGCATTGCCTTTTATCAGGAGGTGTTCAGAGAGTGCAAAAAGCACAACATTGAACCGCTGGTCACGCTGTGCCACTTCGATGTGCCGATGCATCTGGTCAGGGAGTATGGCTCCTGGCGTAATCGCAAAATGGTGGAGTTTTTCACGCGTTATGCCCGGACCTGTTTTGAAGCTTTTGACGGACTGGTGAAATACTGGCTGACCTTTAATGAGATCAACATCCTGCTGCACAGTCCTTTTTCTGGTGCCGGGCTGGTGTTTGAAGAGGGCGAAGATCAGGCTCAGGTGAAATACCAGGCGGCCCACCACGAGTTGCTGGCCAGCGCCCTGGCGACGAAAAGTGCTCATGAGGTCAATCCTGACAACCAGGTCGGGTGCATGCTGGCGGGCGGGAATTTCTATCCGAGAACCTGCAAGCCGGAGGATGTCTGGGCTGCGCTGGAAAAAGACCGCGAGAACCTGTTCTTTATCGATGTGCAGGCACGCGGCGCTTATCCTTCCTATACCCGGCGGCTGTTCGCTGAAAAAGGCATCACCATCGCCATGGAAGAGGGTGACGCTGAAATCCTGAAAAATACGGTCGATTTCGTCTCCTTCAGCTATTACGCCTCACGCTGTGCCTCGGCGGAGATGAACGAGAACAACAGCAGCGCCGCCAACGTGGTGAAGTCGCTGAAAAACCCGCATATCCAGCTCAGTGAATGGGGTTGGGGCATCGATCCGCTGGGCCTGCGCATCACCATGAATATGATGTATGACCGCTATCAGAAGCCGCTGTTCCTGGTGGAAAACGGGCTGGGAGCCAGGGATGAAATCAACGGGCAGGGCGAGATCGTGGATGATTATCGCATCAGTTATCTGCGCGAGCATATCAGGGCGATGGGTGAAGCCATTGCCGATGGTATCCCGGTGATGGGGTACACCTCGTGGGGCTGTATCGATCTTGTCTCGGCTTCCACCGGCGAAATGAGCAAGCGGTATGGCTTTGTCTACGTTGACCGGAATGACAGTGGGAAAGGGACGCTGGCACGTACCAGAAAGCAGTCGTTTTACTGGTACAAGAAAGTGATAGCCAGCAACGGCGCTGATTTAAGCTAAAAAAATCCCGGCACCAGGCCGGGATTTTTTATCGGATGCCGCCTGAGTTATCAGCGGCATCCGTGCGTGGCATTGTTCAGCCGGTTTTACACCCTTACTTCACGCACTTCGCGCACTGATCCTGATGGATTTTCTGGAAGAAATCGTTGCCTTTATCATCGACCAGAATAAAGGCCGGGAAGTTCTCGACTTCGATTTTCCAGATCGCTTCCATACCCAGTTCCGGGTACTCCACACACTCCAGGCTCTTGATGCTCTGCTGTGCCAGCACGGCAGCCGGGCCACCAATGCTGCCCAGATAGAAGCCGCCATGTTTGTGACAGGCATCGGTCACCTGCTGGCTGCGGTTACCCTTCGCCAGCATAATCAGGCTGCCACCCGCCTCCTGCAGCTGATCCACATAGGAATCCATGCGTCCTGCGGTGGTGGGGCCCAGCGAGCCGGAAGCATGCCCTTCAGGTGTTTTGGCCGGGCC
This genomic window from Erwinia sp. E_sp_B01_1 contains:
- the ascF gene encoding PTS cellobiose/arbutin/salicin transporter subunit IIBC, which gives rise to MAKDFSSLARSILNSLGGAGNVVAVTHCMTRLRFVVADEHQIDSAQLKVLPGVMGVIQNQTQCQVIIGNNVSHAFAEVQKLLPENSAARQEVKAPNKLTFKRVGAGILDALIGTMSPLIPAIIGGSMVKLLAMILEMSGVFTKTDSTLVILNVIGDGAFFFLPVMVAASAAVKFKTNLSLAIAIAGVLVHPAFIELMAKAAKGQPVEFIGLSVTAVKYTYTVIPALIMTWLLSHIEKWVDRITPVVTKNFLKPMLIMLIAAPIAILLIGPLGIWIGTGISALVYTVHGYLGWLSVAIMGAAWPLLVMTGMHRVFTPTIIQTIAETGKEGMVMPSEIGANLSLGGSSLAVAWRTKNPELRQTALAAAASAIVAGISEPALYGVALRLKRPLVACLISGFICGAVAGIGGLASHSMASPGLFTSVQFFDPTNPMSIVWVVGVMVLAVVLSFVTTLLLGFEDIPVEAPRTTESQSGVAPAPLSVSPAVKTH
- a CDS encoding 6-phospho-beta-glucosidase, with the translated sequence MATPFPDGFLWGGALAANQAEGASFEGGKGLTTVDVIPHGAQRLAVKVGLEKRFELREDEFYPSHQAIDFYHRYKEDIALMAEMGFTVFRTSIAWSRIYPQGDELTPNAEGIAFYQEVFRECKKHNIEPLVTLCHFDVPMHLVREYGSWRNRKMVEFFTRYARTCFEAFDGLVKYWLTFNEINILLHSPFSGAGLVFEEGEDQAQVKYQAAHHELLASALATKSAHEVNPDNQVGCMLAGGNFYPRTCKPEDVWAALEKDRENLFFIDVQARGAYPSYTRRLFAEKGITIAMEEGDAEILKNTVDFVSFSYYASRCASAEMNENNSSAANVVKSLKNPHIQLSEWGWGIDPLGLRITMNMMYDRYQKPLFLVENGLGARDEINGQGEIVDDYRISYLREHIRAMGEAIADGIPVMGYTSWGCIDLVSASTGEMSKRYGFVYVDRNDSGKGTLARTRKQSFYWYKKVIASNGADLS